From a region of the Candidatus Binatia bacterium genome:
- a CDS encoding rubrerythrin — MPDFGSSFSGLAHGRKLTDAELVRAIRFMIAAEYEAVQMYMQLAESTENRLAIEVLKDIADEERVHAGEFLRLLRELAPDEAEFYAKGAEEVEAEIKKTR; from the coding sequence ATGCCGGATTTCGGATCGTCTTTCTCGGGGTTGGCGCACGGCCGGAAGCTGACAGACGCGGAACTCGTCAGAGCCATTCGGTTCATGATCGCCGCGGAGTACGAGGCGGTTCAGATGTACATGCAACTTGCGGAGTCGACCGAGAACCGGCTCGCCATCGAGGTTCTCAAAGACATCGCCGATGAAGAAAGAGTTCATGCGGGAGAGTTCCTCCGGCTGCTGCGCGAGTTGGCCCCCGACGAAGCGGAGTTCTATGCCAAAGGCGCCGAGGAAGTAGAAGCGGAGATCAAGAAGACGCGGTAG